In the Magnetospira sp. QH-2 genome, one interval contains:
- a CDS encoding IS5 family transposase (programmed frameshift) yields MQSHHFWLSDKQFERLQPLLPNKTRGVPRVDDRRVISGIIHVLRHGLMWRDAPVAYGPHKTLYNRFVRWSEAGVFDRIFATLAAESTATHTVMIDATHLKAHRTAASAQKGAVPRRIGRTKGGLNSKLHAACDADGKPLILLLTEGQVSDYRGADTMLPAFPDADDLIADRGYDSDRFRQALLDLGIEPCIPGRSNRKEEILYDKALYKQRNLIERMFGRLKDWRRIATRYDRCAHTFMSAICIAATVIFWL; encoded by the exons ATGCAGAGCCATCATTTCTGGTTGTCCGACAAACAATTCGAACGCCTTCAACCGTTGCTGCCGAACAAAACAAGAGGCGTCCCGCGCGTCGATGACCGGCGGGTGATCAGCGGCATCATCCATGTTCTTCGCCACGGCTTGATGTGGCGTGACGCGCCCGTCGCCTATGGACCGCACAAGACCCTGTACAACCGCTTCGTCCGTTGGAGCGAGGCCGGAGTGTTCGACCGGATCTTCGCCACCCTGGCCGCCGAAAGCACGGCCACCCATACGGTGATGATCGACGCCACCCATCTCAAGGCCCACAGGACGGCGGCGAGC GCTCAAAAAGGGGCTGTTCCCCGCCGTATCGGGCGCACCAAGGGCGGCCTGAATTCGAAACTGCATGCCGCCTGCGATGCCGATGGAAAGCCCCTGATCCTGCTGCTGACCGAAGGACAAGTCAGCGACTATCGCGGCGCCGACACCATGCTCCCTGCATTCCCTGATGCCGACGACCTGATCGCCGACAGGGGATACGACAGCGACCGTTTCCGCCAGGCCCTGCTTGATCTCGGCATCGAGCCCTGCATTCCAGGTCGCTCGAACCGCAAAGAGGAAATCCTTTACGATAAAGCCCTCTACAAGCAGCGAAACTTGATCGAGCGCATGTTCGGTCGGCTCAAGGACTGGCGGCGTATCGCCACCCGCTACGACCGTTGCGCCCATACCTTCATGAGCGCAATCTGCATCGCCGCAACCGTCATCTTCTGGTTATGA
- a CDS encoding FecR domain-containing protein, with translation MATLFDAHADESLTPQLAQVGDPIGRVETTQGTVTVTHPDGTRVELSKGDAIYQGDVLETADGSGVGVVLADHSVFSLGEGGRMVMDEMIYDPDAQEGEATFSLLQGAATFVSGHIAKFGQDSMVVRTPVATIGIRGTKVMLETDGDNIQAVNLPENTLRGESIGEIVLMDPAGNMLGSINNVGGGWQWTPSVSATPSALQFSQAQVANIIQQVSAYLPQTLEEQALDALDRLQQIREQAKEAREAGDAKRAEELEQQAEDAERKAEEALEEVEANLGYEVNLLGEEEGLDDFDTAAGGQEADGESGFTGNNPEVLNRILEQLQGTNVTLDDLLLGLQGIFSNNALGNDDRDNFSDGTIVGDDGVIDYAGKVVDGYVQDAQVFMDMDGDGAWDRLAEDIDGDGHLDVFEDINENGQLDDGEDIDGDGRLDLVNEDLDGDGHLDVAEAAANLTNEQGQFYVSTGQQGILTSTGGFDTDTGLDASTMTAPSGNPNVQLTSLSTLVQNYIEANRFFDDGVLAYEPTAAEAAADISEALGLDGINVLTVDPLAAAELDVTAAMKQAAMVLNTVLLVEAAGGQDVYRALAELIDPETPQLDLTDSATVGNLLNGVSVADPGDFGIFLAAANAHIDSLSGEEFLGDLAGTNYYLQGQLLQEVSDGYRGLGGFDPANIPRIGTLGDDVLLADENGEYVDGLWDNDILYGAAGADTLVGSIGDDILDGGGDADTLIGGDGSDTLFGGDGDDTLNGGTGDDSLDGGAGSDTLDGGAGADALSGGAGDDTYYVDDAEDTTTELAGQGNDEVIASVDYSLSDNIEALTLTGTAVEGTGNDDANVLTGTANDNILNGGLGADTLDGGAGLDSLIGGAGDDTYMVDETGDTVTENAGEGTDTVKASASYTLSANVENLTLTGSSDIDGTGNADANILTGNAGANTLDGGAGLDSLIGGDGDDTYMVDETGDTVTENAGEGTDTVKASASYTLSANVENLTLTGSSDIDGTGNADANILTGNAGANTLDGGAGLDSLIGGAGDDTYMVDETGDTVTENAGEGTDTVKASASYTLSANVENLTLTGSSDIDGTGNADANILTGNAGANTISGGQGIDTITTGAGDDVIVYALNNFDDPIGETGNWDHIVDYDLALDGILFTGFATTVGGLANGVLADLSAPSSGSWTGNFFNAGSHSNFTQAIANFNAHTFGISNGSDINTTDPARDVFIYFNDTSTSEGELWYATSNAGTQSSYTQVAVFDNSISLSASEIAISLV, from the coding sequence TTGGCAACCTTATTTGATGCTCATGCTGACGAGTCCTTGACCCCACAGCTCGCCCAAGTGGGCGATCCCATTGGGCGCGTGGAAACCACGCAGGGGACCGTGACGGTCACCCATCCGGACGGCACCAGAGTCGAGCTATCAAAGGGCGATGCCATTTACCAAGGCGATGTGTTGGAAACCGCCGATGGTTCCGGTGTCGGCGTGGTCCTGGCCGACCATTCAGTTTTCTCCCTCGGCGAGGGGGGACGGATGGTGATGGACGAGATGATCTACGATCCAGACGCTCAGGAAGGCGAAGCGACGTTTTCGTTGTTGCAAGGGGCGGCGACATTCGTGTCGGGGCATATTGCGAAATTCGGCCAGGATTCCATGGTCGTCAGGACGCCGGTAGCCACCATCGGAATCCGGGGCACCAAAGTGATGCTGGAAACCGACGGCGACAACATTCAAGCCGTCAATCTGCCCGAAAACACGTTGCGCGGTGAGTCCATCGGCGAAATCGTGCTGATGGATCCGGCCGGCAACATGCTCGGCTCAATCAACAATGTCGGCGGTGGGTGGCAATGGACTCCCTCTGTTTCCGCGACCCCATCAGCGCTGCAATTCTCGCAAGCGCAGGTCGCCAACATCATCCAACAGGTCAGCGCCTATCTTCCGCAGACCTTGGAAGAGCAAGCCCTTGACGCCCTGGACCGGCTGCAGCAGATCCGCGAGCAGGCCAAGGAAGCACGCGAGGCGGGGGACGCAAAACGAGCCGAGGAACTCGAACAGCAGGCCGAAGATGCCGAGCGCAAGGCCGAAGAAGCCCTCGAAGAGGTCGAAGCCAACCTGGGTTATGAAGTCAACTTGCTGGGAGAAGAAGAGGGCCTGGACGACTTCGATACGGCGGCCGGAGGCCAAGAGGCAGACGGAGAGAGTGGTTTCACAGGCAATAACCCCGAGGTGCTCAATCGAATTCTTGAGCAACTTCAAGGCACCAATGTGACCCTGGATGATTTGCTTCTGGGGCTGCAAGGCATCTTTTCGAACAACGCCTTGGGAAACGATGACAGGGACAATTTCAGCGATGGCACCATTGTCGGCGACGACGGTGTGATCGACTATGCCGGTAAGGTCGTCGATGGCTATGTCCAAGATGCCCAAGTCTTCATGGACATGGATGGCGATGGTGCCTGGGATCGATTGGCCGAGGACATAGATGGCGATGGCCACCTGGATGTCTTCGAAGACATTAACGAAAACGGCCAACTGGACGACGGCGAAGACATAGACGGAGACGGACGACTTGATCTGGTCAATGAAGACCTGGATGGAGACGGTCATCTTGATGTGGCCGAAGCAGCGGCGAACCTGACCAACGAGCAAGGCCAATTCTACGTCAGCACCGGCCAACAGGGTATCCTGACCTCAACCGGCGGCTTTGATACCGACACGGGCCTTGATGCTTCCACCATGACGGCCCCAAGTGGGAACCCCAATGTTCAACTCACGTCGTTATCCACCCTGGTTCAGAATTACATAGAGGCCAACCGATTTTTTGACGACGGCGTCCTGGCTTACGAACCGACGGCCGCGGAGGCTGCCGCTGATATCTCCGAAGCCCTAGGTCTGGACGGTATCAATGTGCTGACCGTGGATCCGCTGGCGGCGGCGGAGCTTGACGTCACGGCGGCCATGAAGCAGGCAGCGATGGTTCTCAATACGGTTCTGCTCGTTGAAGCGGCCGGTGGCCAAGATGTGTACCGCGCTCTGGCCGAACTGATCGATCCGGAGACCCCGCAGCTGGATTTGACCGACAGCGCCACCGTGGGCAATCTGCTCAACGGCGTCAGCGTCGCCGATCCAGGCGACTTTGGGATATTCCTGGCCGCTGCCAATGCCCACATAGATTCCCTGTCTGGCGAAGAATTCCTGGGCGACTTGGCTGGCACCAACTACTATCTCCAAGGTCAGCTATTGCAAGAGGTCTCGGACGGCTATCGCGGTCTGGGCGGCTTTGATCCGGCGAACATCCCGCGCATCGGCACCCTGGGAGACGATGTGCTCCTTGCCGATGAAAATGGCGAGTATGTGGATGGCCTTTGGGACAACGACATCCTTTATGGCGCCGCGGGAGCCGACACTCTTGTCGGCAGCATCGGGGACGACATATTGGACGGCGGCGGAGATGCCGACACCCTGATTGGCGGCGATGGCAGCGATACGCTGTTCGGTGGCGACGGCGACGATACGCTGAACGGTGGAACAGGCGACGACAGTCTGGATGGGGGCGCGGGCTCCGATACCCTCGACGGCGGAGCCGGAGCCGATGCCCTGAGCGGTGGCGCGGGGGACGATACCTATTACGTAGACGATGCCGAGGACACGACGACCGAATTGGCAGGGCAAGGCAACGACGAAGTCATTGCCTCGGTGGACTACAGTTTGTCGGACAATATCGAAGCCCTGACCCTCACGGGAACAGCCGTTGAGGGCACAGGCAACGATGACGCCAATGTTCTAACCGGCACCGCCAACGATAATATCCTGAACGGTGGACTCGGCGCGGACACCCTGGACGGCGGCGCGGGTCTGGATAGCTTGATCGGCGGCGCGGGCGATGACACCTACATGGTCGATGAGACCGGTGATACGGTGACCGAGAATGCGGGCGAAGGCACCGATACGGTCAAGGCCTCGGCGAGCTATACCCTGTCGGCCAACGTGGAGAACCTGACCCTCACCGGCAGTAGCGACATCGACGGCACGGGTAATGCCGATGCCAACATCCTCACCGGCAACGCGGGCGCCAACACTTTGGACGGCGGCGCGGGGTTGGATAGCCTGATCGGCGGCGATGGCGATGACACCTACATGGTCGATGAGACCGGCGATACGGTGACCGAGAACGCGGGCGAGGGTACCGACACGGTCAAGGCCTCGGCGAGTTATACCCTGTCGGCCAACGTGGAGAACCTGACCCTCACCGGCAGTAGCGACATCGACGGCACCGGTAATGCCGATGCCAACATCCTCACCGGCAACGCGGGCGCCAACACCCTGGACGGCGGCGCGGGTCTGGATAGCCTGATCGGCGGCGCGGGCGATGACACCTACATGGTCGATGAGACCGGCGATACGGTGACCGAGAACGCGGGCGAAGGTACCGACACGGTCAAGGCCTCGGCGAGCTATACTCTGTCGGCCAACGTGGAGAACCTGACCCTCACCGGATCGAGTGACATCGACGGCACGGGTAATGCCGATGCCAACATCCTCACCGGCAACGCGGGCGCCAATACGATCTCCGGCGGTCAAGGCATCGATACCATCACCACCGGTGCCGGTGATGATGTCATCGTGTATGCGCTCAATAATTTCGACGATCCGATCGGCGAAACCGGCAATTGGGATCATATTGTCGATTATGACTTAGCCCTGGATGGGATCCTGTTCACGGGATTTGCAACCACGGTTGGCGGGCTGGCCAATGGTGTTCTGGCCGATTTGTCGGCGCCGTCTTCTGGCAGTTGGACGGGCAATTTCTTCAACGCGGGCTCGCACAGCAATTTCACCCAGGCTATCGCCAACTTCAATGCCCATACCTTCGGTATATCCAATGGCTCCGATATCAACACAACGGATCCGGCCCGGGACGTCTTCATCTACTTCAATGATACGTCCACTTCGGAAGGGGAGCTTTGGTATGCCACCAGCAATGCCGGAACCCAGAGCTCCTACACCCAGGTTGCTGTATTCGACAATAGCATCAGTCTGAGCGCCAGTGAGATTGCCATCAGTCTCGTATAG
- the cysD gene encoding sulfate adenylyltransferase subunit CysD, with translation MTPDRKTHLRQLEAQSIHIMREVVAEFEKPVMLYSVGKDSAVMLHLARKAFYPSVPPFPLLHVDTTWKFREMIQFRDTIVKEYGLELLVHINEEGVRQNINPFTHGSALHTDIMKTEALKQALTKYGFDAAFGGARRDEEKSRAKERIFSFRSENHRWDPKNQRPELWNIYNARIQKGQSIRAFPLSNWTELDVWQYIHLEDIPLVPLYFSAERPVVERDGVLIMVDDDRMPLDAGETPQMKSVRFRTLGCYPLTGAVESTATTLPDIIQEMLLTRSSERQGRVIDSDQAGSMEKKKQEGYF, from the coding sequence ATGACCCCTGATCGCAAAACCCACCTGCGCCAATTGGAAGCACAGAGCATCCATATCATGCGCGAAGTCGTCGCCGAGTTCGAAAAGCCGGTGATGCTCTACTCCGTCGGCAAGGATTCAGCTGTAATGCTGCACCTGGCGCGCAAGGCTTTTTACCCATCGGTGCCGCCGTTTCCGCTGTTGCACGTGGATACCACCTGGAAATTCCGCGAGATGATCCAGTTCCGCGACACGATCGTGAAGGAATACGGCTTGGAATTGCTGGTGCATATCAACGAGGAAGGGGTTCGCCAGAACATCAATCCCTTTACCCACGGTTCGGCCCTGCATACGGACATCATGAAAACCGAAGCATTGAAACAGGCGCTGACTAAATACGGATTTGACGCGGCATTCGGCGGCGCACGGCGGGACGAGGAAAAGTCGCGAGCCAAGGAACGCATCTTCTCCTTCCGCAGCGAAAACCACCGCTGGGACCCGAAGAACCAGCGCCCCGAGCTGTGGAATATCTACAATGCCCGCATTCAAAAGGGACAAAGCATCCGCGCCTTCCCGCTGTCCAACTGGACCGAGTTGGATGTCTGGCAATATATCCACCTGGAGGACATCCCTCTGGTGCCCCTGTATTTCTCCGCCGAACGCCCCGTGGTCGAGCGGGATGGGGTGCTGATCATGGTCGATGACGACCGCATGCCGCTTGATGCGGGAGAAACCCCGCAAATGAAGTCGGTTCGGTTCCGGACCCTGGGCTGCTACCCTTTGACTGGCGCGGTAGAATCAACCGCCACCACCCTGCCCGACATCATTCAAGAAATGCTGCTCACCCGTAGTTCCGAACGCCAGGGCCGGGTGATCGATTCCGATCAGGCCGGATCGATGGAAAAGAAAAAACAGGAGGGCTACTTCTGA
- the cysN gene encoding sulfate adenylyltransferase subunit CysN, translating into MSHQSELIATDITAYLKAQEEKGLLSFITCGSVDDGKSTLIGRLLWDSKMIFEDQLAALESDSKRVGTQGDDIDYALLMDGLQAEREQGITIDVAYRFFSTDKRKFIVADTPGHEQYTRNMATGASNAQVAVILIDARKGILTQTRRHSYIVSLVGIKKVVLAVNKMDLIDYDRRKYDAIVEAYEKYAEVLGFEEITPIPMSALKGDNVLEPGSHTHWYHGPTLMGYLESVQVASDLAEKPFRMPVQWVNRPNLDFRGFSGTIASGTVKPGDEIAVPSSGQTSKVERIVSFDGDLEQAEPGDAVTLTLEDEIDISRGDMLCSATHRPDFADQFEARVIWMDDAPLLPSRNYLIKVGTSTTSAKVSKLKYKVNVNTMEQVAGKTLEFNDVGVCNFSLDKPLPFDAYSDNPGTGNFILIDRFTNATVGAGMIDFALRRATNIHWQALDVDKQARAELKGQKPCVLWFTGLSGSGKSTIANLVEKKLHSIGRHTYTLDGDNVRHGLNRDLGFTDADRVENIRRVGESAKLMVDAGMITLVAFISPFTSERRMAREMLEENEFIEVFVDTSLEECERRDVKGLYAMARAGKIKNFTGIDSKYEKPEEAEIIIDGDNTLAEDAAERIVAILSDRSILT; encoded by the coding sequence ATGTCGCACCAATCCGAACTGATCGCCACCGACATTACCGCCTATTTGAAGGCCCAGGAAGAAAAGGGGCTGTTGAGCTTCATCACCTGCGGCTCCGTGGACGACGGAAAGAGCACCCTGATCGGCCGCCTGTTGTGGGATTCGAAGATGATCTTCGAGGATCAGTTGGCGGCGCTGGAGAGTGACTCCAAGCGCGTCGGCACACAAGGCGATGATATCGACTACGCCTTGCTGATGGACGGCCTACAGGCGGAACGGGAACAAGGCATTACCATCGACGTGGCCTACCGTTTCTTCTCCACGGACAAGCGAAAGTTCATCGTCGCCGACACCCCAGGGCACGAACAATACACGCGCAACATGGCCACCGGCGCTTCGAATGCCCAGGTCGCAGTGATCCTGATTGATGCCCGCAAGGGTATACTGACCCAGACGCGGCGGCACAGCTACATCGTCTCGCTGGTCGGAATCAAGAAGGTGGTTCTGGCGGTCAACAAGATGGATCTGATCGATTATGATCGTCGCAAGTATGACGCCATCGTCGAGGCATACGAGAAATACGCCGAAGTTCTCGGTTTTGAAGAGATCACCCCCATTCCCATGTCGGCGCTGAAGGGCGACAATGTGCTGGAGCCTGGATCGCATACCCACTGGTACCACGGGCCAACTTTGATGGGGTATCTGGAGTCCGTGCAGGTCGCCTCTGATTTAGCCGAAAAACCGTTCCGCATGCCCGTGCAGTGGGTCAACCGCCCCAATCTGGACTTTCGCGGTTTCAGCGGCACCATCGCCTCGGGCACCGTCAAGCCGGGGGACGAAATCGCCGTTCCCTCTTCGGGCCAGACATCGAAAGTGGAACGCATCGTTTCCTTTGACGGCGACCTGGAACAAGCCGAACCGGGCGACGCGGTCACTCTGACCCTGGAAGACGAGATCGACATCAGCCGCGGCGACATGCTATGCAGCGCCACCCATCGTCCTGATTTCGCTGACCAGTTCGAGGCCCGGGTCATCTGGATGGATGATGCTCCGTTGCTGCCCAGCCGTAATTATCTGATCAAAGTCGGCACCTCAACCACCTCGGCCAAGGTTAGCAAGCTAAAGTACAAGGTCAACGTCAACACCATGGAGCAGGTGGCGGGAAAGACCCTCGAATTCAACGATGTGGGCGTCTGCAACTTCTCGCTCGACAAGCCGCTGCCGTTCGACGCCTACAGCGACAATCCGGGCACCGGCAACTTCATCCTCATCGACCGCTTTACCAATGCGACCGTTGGTGCCGGGATGATCGATTTTGCCCTGCGCCGAGCCACCAATATCCATTGGCAGGCGCTTGATGTGGACAAGCAGGCGCGCGCCGAATTGAAGGGTCAGAAACCCTGTGTGCTGTGGTTTACAGGTCTGTCCGGGTCGGGCAAATCGACCATCGCCAATCTGGTGGAAAAGAAGCTGCACTCGATCGGACGGCACACCTACACGCTGGACGGCGACAACGTGCGTCACGGGCTGAACCGGGACCTGGGCTTCACCGACGCAGACCGGGTGGAAAACATCCGCCGAGTTGGCGAATCGGCCAAGCTGATGGTTGATGCGGGGATGATCACCCTGGTGGCTTTCATTTCTCCGTTCACCTCCGAACGCCGCATGGCTCGCGAGATGCTCGAAGAGAACGAGTTCATCGAGGTCTTTGTCGATACGTCGCTCGAAGAATGTGAACGCCGCGACGTCAAGGGTCTCTATGCCATGGCGCGTGCCGGGAAGATCAAGAATTTCACCGGGATCGATTCCAAGTATGAAAAGCCAGAAGAGGCCGAGATCATCATCGACGGCGATAACACACTGGCGGAAGATGCGGCGGAACGGATCGTGGCAATTCTCAGCGATCGAAGCATTCTGACCTGA
- the glpK gene encoding glycerol kinase GlpK, translating into MATYVLAIDQGTTSSRAILFDEGTVPVATAQEEFQQYYPRSGWVEHDPEEIWRTTLSTCRAALVKAGVNAAQVAAIGITNQRETTVIWDRETGKPIHKAIVWQDRRTADLCARLKADGNEEAVTGHTGLLLDPYFSGTKVSWLLDNVAGAREAAEAGKLAFGTIDSFLLWRLTGGKVHATDATNASRTLLYDIHGGRWHPNLLDLMRVPPSLLPEVKDCAADFGLIDPDLFGAAIPVAGMAGDQQAATVGQACFTPGMVKSTYGTGCFAVMNTGSQAVRSKNRLLTTIAYQLNGQPSYALEGSIFIAGAAVQWLRDGLGIIESAGQSGALAQQADPHQEVYLVPAFVGLGAPYWDADCRGALFGLTRGTGPAELACATLESVCYQTRDLFEAMQGDLGTTGETVLRVDGGMVASDWTMQRLADMLNAPVDRPTVLETTALGAAYLAGLQQSVYPDPETFAKTWALEKRFEPAMAADQRETKYRGWKDAVRRTLSPH; encoded by the coding sequence ATGGCCACCTATGTTCTCGCCATTGACCAAGGCACCACATCGTCCCGCGCCATTCTGTTTGACGAAGGCACGGTTCCGGTCGCCACCGCCCAGGAAGAGTTCCAGCAGTATTATCCAAGATCGGGTTGGGTCGAACATGACCCCGAAGAAATCTGGCGAACGACCCTGTCCACCTGTCGAGCGGCCCTGGTCAAGGCCGGTGTCAACGCCGCGCAAGTGGCCGCCATCGGCATCACCAATCAGCGCGAAACCACGGTCATCTGGGATCGGGAAACCGGCAAACCGATCCACAAAGCCATTGTCTGGCAAGACCGGCGCACGGCGGACCTCTGTGCCCGATTAAAGGCGGACGGCAACGAAGAGGCAGTCACCGGGCACACCGGATTGCTCCTCGATCCCTATTTCTCGGGTACCAAGGTTTCTTGGTTGTTGGATAATGTGGCGGGCGCCCGCGAGGCTGCCGAAGCGGGAAAACTGGCCTTTGGCACCATCGACAGTTTCCTGCTATGGCGCCTGACTGGCGGAAAGGTTCATGCGACCGATGCCACCAATGCCAGCCGTACCTTGCTTTACGATATCCATGGGGGCCGATGGCACCCGAACTTGCTCGACCTGATGCGGGTTCCCCCTTCCTTGTTGCCCGAGGTGAAAGACTGCGCCGCTGATTTTGGACTAATCGATCCAGATCTATTTGGCGCCGCCATTCCCGTCGCCGGGATGGCCGGAGATCAACAGGCGGCAACCGTCGGGCAGGCCTGTTTTACTCCCGGCATGGTCAAATCCACCTATGGCACCGGCTGCTTTGCGGTGATGAATACCGGATCGCAAGCCGTGCGCTCCAAAAACCGATTGTTGACCACCATCGCCTACCAATTGAATGGTCAGCCCTCCTATGCCCTGGAAGGCTCTATTTTCATTGCCGGCGCCGCCGTCCAATGGCTGCGTGATGGCCTGGGGATTATCGAGAGCGCCGGACAATCGGGCGCGTTGGCTCAGCAAGCGGACCCGCACCAGGAGGTCTATCTGGTGCCGGCCTTCGTCGGGCTGGGAGCCCCCTATTGGGATGCCGATTGCCGGGGGGCGCTATTCGGATTGACTCGGGGGACGGGACCGGCGGAACTGGCGTGCGCCACTTTGGAAAGTGTTTGTTACCAGACACGTGATTTATTCGAGGCCATGCAGGGCGACCTGGGCACCACAGGCGAGACGGTGCTGCGGGTGGATGGCGGCATGGTGGCTTCCGATTGGACCATGCAGCGTCTGGCCGACATGCTCAATGCCCCGGTGGACCGACCGACGGTGCTGGAAACCACCGCCTTGGGGGCCGCCTATCTGGCCGGTTTGCAGCAAAGCGTTTACCCCGACCCGGAGACTTTTGCCAAAACCTGGGCTCTCGAGAAACGCTTCGAACCGGCCATGGCCGCCGACCAGCGGGAAACAAAATACCGGGGCTGGAAGGACGCCGTCCGACGCACTCTTTCCCCCCATTAA